The Magnolia sinica isolate HGM2019 chromosome 9, MsV1, whole genome shotgun sequence genome contains a region encoding:
- the LOC131254935 gene encoding uncharacterized protein LOC131254935: MKDTKEKCFLYDIVANGRIGIDVNKFDYIEQDCRACGLGCNSEFQRLMECMRVIDDEICSCAKEYLTVHKLFTTRADLYRTVYMHAKVEAMELMFVDALLKANSFLKRRVLEIEVEEIHSPTSSTQVICMAHH; this comes from the exons ATGAAGGACACAAAAGAAAAGTGTTTCTTGTATGATATTGTTGCAAATGGTCGAATTGGAATAGATGTTAACAA GTTTGACTATATTGAACAAGATTGCCGAGCTTGTGGCCTTGGTTGCAATTCTGAATTTCAGAG gttaatggaatgcatgcgGGTGATAGATGATGAAATATGCTCTTGTGCCAAGGAGT ATCTTACTGTCCACAAACTGTTTACCACCCGGGCTGATCTCTATCGAACAGTATATATGCATGCAAAAGTTGAG GCAATGGAGCTCATGTTTGTAGATGCACTTCTAAAAGCAAACAGTTTTCTGAAAAGAAGAGTTTTAGAGATTGAGGTTGAAGAAATTCATAGTCCTACCTCTTCAACACAAGTAATATGCATGGCCCACCATTAG